The sequence CCCAGTGCAGCCAGGTGCCGATCACCGGCATGCCCAGCGTGATCGAGGACAGCGCGGCGCGCAGACCGATACCGGACAGCAGGTCGTCGGGCAGCGAGTAACCGAAGTAGCCCTCGAACATGGCCAGGATCAGCAGCAGCGACCCGATCACCCAGTTCGCCTCGCGCGGCCGGCGGAACGCGCCGGTGAAGAAGATGCGCGCCAGGTGCACCATGATCGACGCCGCGAACATCAGCGCGGCCCAGTGGTGGAGCTGGCGGACGAACAGGCCGCCGCGGACCTCGAAGGAGATGTCCAGCGCCGACTCGTAGGCCCGCGACATCTGCACGCCGTTGAGCGGCTGGTAGACGCCGTGGTAGATGACCTCGGCCATCGACGGGTCGAAGAACAGCGTCAGGTAGACGCCGGACAGCAGCAAGATGATGAAGCTGTACAACGCGATCTCACCGAGCAGGAACGACCAGTGCGTCGGAAAGACCTTGTTGAACTGGCGGCGCAGCGCGGCGGCCGGGTGGTACCGGGTATCGATGTCGTCTGCTTGGCGGGCGAGCAGGTCGCCGATTGCAGGGCTCATGAGGTGCGCTCCCAGAATGCCGGTCCGACAGGTTCGACGAAGTCGCCATTGGCGACCAGATGCCCATTGGCGTCAATGGTGATCGGCAGCTGTGCCAGCGCGCGAGCCGCCGGGCCGAAGACCGGCTTGGCGAAGTGCAGCGCGTCGAACTGCGACTGGTGGCACGGGCACAGGATCCGATAGGTCTGCTGCTCGAACAGGGAAGACGGACAGCCCAGGTGCGAGCAGATCTTGGTGTAGGCGAAGAAGTCGCCGTAGTTGAAGCTCTCCTGGCCTTGGCGCTTGACCACCTTGGGCATGTCGTCGGGCCGGATACGGATCAGCATCACCGGGTTACGGACGCCCATCATGATCGCGGTGAGCTTCTCGTTCGATTCCTCGGTGGTGCCGTCGCCGTCGGACTCCCGCCACGGGAACACCGTCTCCATGCCGCCGGCGTCCAGGTCTTCGGGCCGCATCTTGACGAACGGCGAGTTGGTGCTCTGGCCGGTCGCGCGGGCCAGGTAGATGGTCTCGCCGGGGTAGCGCGGGGTCCACCCGGACGTCCACAGCGCGGCCTTCTTGCCTTCGGCGGTGTCGACGACCGGCTTCCAGGGGTTCTTGATCAGGCCGCCGGCACCGGCCACCAGAGTGCCCAGGCCGAACGCGCCGAACCCCACGCCCAGCGACGCACCCAGCAGCTTGCGCCGCCCGATCGTCGAGCCCTCGAACGCGTCGGTCAGCTGGGCCGCCACCGTCTTACGGTCGATCTCGGGGGAGCTGCCGTCGTGACGCTCCTGGATGGTGATCTCTTCGGGGATGAACTTCTTGACGAACAGCACCGCACCGACCGCGATGCACAGCACCGAGAGACCGAAGGTCAGCCCGTACAGCGGAGTCGCCAGCGAGTACGCCAGGCCGTTCGGGGACTCCAGCGGTGCGTACTCCCACGGCCAGAACAGGAAGATCAGGAGCAGGGCCAGTCCGAAGCCGCCGCCCGCCAGGAACCAGGCCGCGACCCGGCGCTCGGCGCGCTTCTCGGCCCGAGTGCCCTCGACCGGCCAGCGGGGCTCCTTGAAGACGGTGTCGACACCGTCGATCTGGCCGCCGAGAGCCAGCAGCTCCTCGGTGGTCATCGTCGCCAATGCGGCGTCATCTGGGAGTTCAGTCTTGTCGTTGCTGCTCATGAGCGTGCCCCGATCCACAATGCTGCGGCGATGGCTGCGACCATGCCGACGATCCAAATCACCATGCCCTCGGGAGCCGGGCCGAACCCGCCGAGCCCGTAGCCGCCCGGATCACGTTCCTCGGTAACGGATTTCACGTAGGCGATGATGTCCTTCTTCTCTTCCATGGAGATCTGCCGGTCGGAGAAGCGCGGCATGTTCTGCGGGCCGGACAGCATCGCGGTCAGGATCTGTTGCTCGCTGGCCGGTTCCAGGTCGGGCGCGTACTTACCGGAGGACAGCGCGCCGCCCCGGCCGGTGAAGTTGTGGCAGGACGCGCAGTTGAGCCGGAAGAGGTCGCCACCGCGGCCCAGGTCGTCGCCGCGCAGCGAAGCCTGCGCGATGCTGCCGTCGGCGTTGCGCACCACGGTGGGGCCGCCGCCGTTGGCCTGCACATAGGCGCCCAGGGCGTCGATCTGCTTGTCGTCGAAGATCGGGTAGGTGCGGGGGGCCTGGGCCTCGCCGCGGACCGCGGGCATCCGGCCGCTGGAGACCTGGAAGTAGACGGCGGCTTCGCCGACGCCGATCAGGCTCGGTCCGCGGCCCGGCTCACCCTGCAGGTTGGCGCCGTGGCAGCTCACGCACGAGGTGTCGAAGAGCTGCTTACCGGTCCGCAGCAGGGCCGAGGA is a genomic window of Mycolicibacter heraklionensis containing:
- the qcrA gene encoding cytochrome bc1 complex Rieske iron-sulfur subunit; the protein is MSSNDKTELPDDAALATMTTEELLALGGQIDGVDTVFKEPRWPVEGTRAEKRAERRVAAWFLAGGGFGLALLLIFLFWPWEYAPLESPNGLAYSLATPLYGLTFGLSVLCIAVGAVLFVKKFIPEEITIQERHDGSSPEIDRKTVAAQLTDAFEGSTIGRRKLLGASLGVGFGAFGLGTLVAGAGGLIKNPWKPVVDTAEGKKAALWTSGWTPRYPGETIYLARATGQSTNSPFVKMRPEDLDAGGMETVFPWRESDGDGTTEESNEKLTAIMMGVRNPVMLIRIRPDDMPKVVKRQGQESFNYGDFFAYTKICSHLGCPSSLFEQQTYRILCPCHQSQFDALHFAKPVFGPAARALAQLPITIDANGHLVANGDFVEPVGPAFWERTS
- the qcrC gene encoding cytochrome bc1 complex diheme cytochrome c subunit, with product MSNRPMNRSVRLKTLKKWARPGNNETVARRRLRRRVSGGLLLLVALALAGGMAALLTPTPQVAVADESSSALLRTGKQLFDTSCVSCHGANLQGEPGRGPSLIGVGEAAVYFQVSSGRMPAVRGEAQAPRTYPIFDDKQIDALGAYVQANGGGPTVVRNADGSIAQASLRGDDLGRGGDLFRLNCASCHNFTGRGGALSSGKYAPDLEPASEQQILTAMLSGPQNMPRFSDRQISMEEKKDIIAYVKSVTEERDPGGYGLGGFGPAPEGMVIWIVGMVAAIAAALWIGARS